One region of Vicia villosa cultivar HV-30 ecotype Madison, WI unplaced genomic scaffold, Vvil1.0 ctg.001420F_1_1, whole genome shotgun sequence genomic DNA includes:
- the LOC131635083 gene encoding UPF0481 protein At3g47200-like → MTGALMDTRFSQLKEEKERFDQSCRSSIPKIQRVPKFLQQNERFYKYCSPKIVSFGPIHHNKDSLKEGEHYKRLWTSIFVAEYGEQNDQDVDQSYKILFKKIEDNIEELKNMFTEDAIEGYNDNDLAWILFVDGCSLIYFMENVDHQRPKALNLKYDRLMYIWRDALLLENQLPRKILEILCEEKGVDLNFIYSNYSNMGQSKRSGEVVIIVDNPKFFHILDFNRSFRLSSVIIQNIVGQNLMETREGEDDHDIMEENKTLNQKHSNEQLNWNTYKSIRDLKTVGIRVVANKTNNWRWSDISFKSKWFGGELRLPIFLFNDVTLYFFRNLIAYEMCPDVHYDYECCSFFSFMDSLIDNAEDVKELRSAGVFQNLLGSDEELAKLFNDLGDDLPTKMSSHFSPTNAVTYSKKYIMVKRQIETHYTNKWKTWLAQVYNTHFNTPWAMIAFLAASSALVLTFLQTWFTIRPN, encoded by the coding sequence ATGACAGGTGCCCTTATGGATACAAGATTTTCTCAGTTGAAAGAGGAAAAAGAAAGGTTTGATCAGAGTTGCCGAAGTTCAATTCCTAAGATCCAAAGAGTTCCAAAGTTTTTGCAACAAAATGAAAGATTTTATAAATACTGCTCACCAAAGATTGTATCATTTGGTCCCATCCATCACAATAAAGATAGTCTTAAAGAAGGAGAGCATTATAAGCGTTTATGGACATCAATATTTGTTGCGGAATATGGAGAACAAAATGATCAAGATGTTGACCAATCATacaaaattttgtttaaaaagaTTGAAGATAATATTGAAGAATTGAAGAATATGTTTactgaggatgcaattgaaggttataatgataatgatctTGCTTGGATATTGTTTGTGGATGGATGTTCTTTGATATATTTTATGGAAAATGTTGATCATCAACGTCCAAAAGCTCTAAATCTAAAGTATGACCGACTAATGTACATATGGAGGGATGCTCTATTATTGGAGAACCAACTTCCAAGAAAAATACTTGAGATTCTATGTGAAGAGAAGGGTGTCGATTTGAATTTTATATATAGCAATTATAGTAATATGGGTCAAAGCAAACGATCAGGAGAGGTGGTGATCATAGTGGATAATCCTAAATTCTTTCATATACTTGATTTTAATCGATCATTTCGTTTGTCATCCGTTATAATTCAGAACATTGTAGGACAAAATCTAATGGAAACACGAGAAGGAGAAGATGATCATGATATAATGGaagaaaacaaaaccctaaatcaaaaaCATAGCAATGAACAATTGAATTGGAATACATATAAGAGTATACGAGATCTAAAAACGGTAGGAATTCGAGTGGTAGCAAATAAGACAAATAATTGGAGATGGAGTGATATTTCATTCAAGTCTAAGTGGTTTGGTGGAGAACTAAGGCTTCCCATTTTTTTGTTCAATGATGTCACACTTTATTTTTTTCGAAACTTAATAGCATATGAGATGTGCCCAGATGTTCACTACGACTATGAATGTTGCTCGTTTTTTAGCTTTATGGATTCGTTGATTGACAATGCTGAGGATGTTAAGGAACTTAGATCAGCTGGTGTATTTCAAAATTTACTTGGAAGTGATGAAGAATTGGCAAAGCTCTTCAATGATTTAGGTGATGATTTGCCGACAAAAATGTCTAGTCACTTTTCCCCCACAAATGCAGTGACCTATAGTAAGAAATATATTATGGTAAAACGTCAAATTGAAACGCATTACACAAATAAATGGAAGACATGGTTGGCTCAAGTTTACAATACTCATTTTAATACACCATGGGCTATGATTGCCTTTTTAGCTGCATCATCGGCATTGGTTCTAACTTTCCTCCAAACATGGTTTACGATTCGTCCTAATTAA